The following coding sequences are from one Mycoplasma mycoides subsp. capri window:
- a CDS encoding ABC transporter ATP-binding protein: protein MNKEQKIDYAIEMQNITKTFLNGAIVANDDITIKVKKGDIHALVGENGAGKSTLMSILFGLYQPTSGTIKVNGKEEIISNPIKANKLGIGMVHQHFKLVEVNTVLENIILGVEQTKSNIFLNKTKMRAELIDIMNKYDLYVDLDAKIQDISVGLQQRVEILKVLYRKADILVFDEPTAVLTPQQIQSLLQIMKNLQKAGKTIIFISHKMDEIKQVANVATVIRLGKKIVDLDVSMVSGNEIAEAMVGRKLVEVKNKYKKPLSDEPILDVINLIVKKDTNHKVYGLETFNIKVRPGEIVAVAGVEGNGQRELIQAITGLVKPVSGGIVYKKINIVNSNIKTRYDMGMSHIPEDRHKYGMLLDFSVEENIVSQEIDKKPFSQFGFINKKAISRYAQLIIKEFDIRGSRNGTAIARGLSGGNQQKAIVGREIKKDHDLLIVVQPTRGLDVGAIENVHSHILKEKEKGRAILLVSYDLNEVIALADRIVVINDGKLIGELPAKKAKKEEIGALMIGQTLEQIKQNQVTKTTKNRKEMKTNAI, encoded by the coding sequence ATGAATAAAGAACAAAAAATTGATTATGCTATTGAAATGCAAAATATTACTAAGACGTTTTTAAATGGTGCTATTGTTGCTAATGATGATATAACAATTAAAGTTAAAAAAGGTGATATACACGCTCTTGTTGGTGAAAATGGAGCTGGTAAATCTACATTAATGTCAATTCTATTTGGTTTATACCAGCCAACTTCTGGAACAATTAAAGTTAATGGCAAAGAAGAAATTATTTCAAATCCAATTAAAGCAAATAAACTAGGTATTGGTATGGTTCACCAACATTTTAAACTAGTTGAAGTCAATACAGTTTTAGAAAATATTATATTAGGTGTTGAACAAACAAAATCAAATATATTTTTAAATAAAACTAAAATGCGAGCAGAATTAATTGACATAATGAATAAATACGATTTATATGTTGATTTAGATGCAAAAATTCAAGATATTTCAGTTGGTTTGCAACAACGTGTAGAAATTTTAAAAGTTTTATATAGAAAAGCAGATATCTTAGTTTTTGATGAACCTACTGCAGTTTTAACTCCTCAACAAATTCAAAGTCTTTTACAGATTATGAAAAACCTACAAAAAGCAGGAAAAACAATAATTTTTATTTCACATAAAATGGATGAAATAAAACAAGTTGCTAATGTTGCTACTGTTATTAGATTAGGTAAAAAGATTGTAGATTTAGATGTTTCAATGGTTAGTGGGAATGAAATCGCTGAAGCAATGGTTGGTAGAAAACTTGTTGAAGTTAAAAACAAATATAAAAAACCCTTATCTGATGAACCTATATTAGATGTAATTAATTTAATAGTTAAAAAAGATACAAATCATAAAGTTTATGGACTAGAAACTTTTAATATAAAAGTTAGACCGGGAGAAATTGTAGCTGTTGCTGGAGTTGAAGGAAATGGCCAACGTGAATTAATTCAAGCAATAACAGGATTAGTTAAACCAGTTAGTGGTGGTATTGTTTATAAAAAGATAAACATTGTTAATAGTAATATTAAAACAAGATATGACATGGGAATGAGTCATATTCCAGAAGATCGCCATAAATATGGTATGTTATTAGACTTTTCAGTTGAAGAAAATATTGTAAGTCAAGAAATAGATAAAAAACCGTTTTCACAATTTGGATTTATAAACAAAAAAGCAATTTCTAGATATGCTCAATTAATTATTAAAGAATTTGATATAAGAGGTTCTAGAAATGGTACTGCAATAGCAAGAGGATTATCTGGTGGTAATCAACAAAAAGCTATTGTAGGAAGAGAAATTAAAAAAGATCATGATTTATTAATAGTTGTTCAACCTACTAGAGGACTTGATGTTGGAGCTATAGAAAATGTTCATTCTCACATTTTAAAAGAAAAAGAAAAAGGTAGAGCTATTTTACTAGTTTCTTATGATTTAAATGAAGTAATTGCTCTAGCAGATAGAATAGTTGTTATTAATGATGGAAAACTAATCGGTGAATTACCTGCTAAAAAAGCTAAAAAAGAAGAAATCGGAGCTTTAATGATTGGTCAAACTTTAGAACAAATTAAACAAAATCAAGTTACTAAAACAACAAAAAATAGAAAGGAGATGAAAACTAATGCAATCTAA
- a CDS encoding BMP family ABC transporter substrate-binding protein: MKKLLTVLTTFIGISGSVSMVISCKVPTFAEGILGQRVLVVTDGGNIRDKTFNESSWEGVIKYGSQIHSNFDIKNELEARQFNYKSSIGGHTKWDEKQHMFINEDYEYAKQNSNNYVETPDHTIDAFRTSYNTAIYKKADALLLAAFGHLGAVDYAADRMKKAGNKTVVFLDAQYKKDNVISVIFNSELAGFNAGWDAIMWANLPKMTSLNSGEFSKEAIDASNSKTDMVLQGSTTGNKYISIGMFGGITNKNAVDNYMWGLLAAMHVYNNKFAGKEIELTDNKKQTVKYKLKPVYYANLGSKAEVEKLNDVNESSWFSKGFDVGGAKKSGIVDSLIKNQADIIFPVAGPQINDVLESTGHKPYVIGVDTDQVTSVGSSKKGNETRFITSAKKNIVSASVYALNRARSLQKATIKDKTYTSKHEKEIKDGTTLVGEQADWSISSSRKADTKWSIEKVNGSLTNAANLSVESIDYSKDKAKEIEKNLKETLLKSGETFKQYLTKTSLDKALESISKSIKDEEWEKLTLNNNGIAGIKNYWEMLIQSTKK; encoded by the coding sequence ATGAAAAAGCTTTTAACAGTTTTAACAACATTCATTGGAATTAGTGGTTCAGTTTCAATGGTGATTTCATGTAAAGTTCCAACTTTTGCTGAAGGAATTTTAGGCCAAAGAGTTTTAGTTGTTACTGATGGAGGTAACATTAGAGATAAAACTTTTAATGAAAGTTCTTGAGAAGGTGTAATTAAATATGGGTCTCAAATTCATAGTAATTTTGATATTAAAAATGAATTAGAAGCAAGACAATTTAATTACAAAAGTTCAATTGGTGGGCACACTAAATGAGATGAAAAACAACATATGTTCATAAATGAAGATTATGAATATGCAAAACAAAATAGTAACAACTATGTAGAAACGCCCGATCATACAATTGATGCTTTTAGAACTTCTTATAATACAGCAATCTATAAAAAGGCAGATGCATTATTACTAGCTGCATTTGGTCATTTAGGAGCAGTTGATTATGCTGCTGATAGAATGAAAAAAGCTGGTAATAAAACTGTTGTCTTTTTAGATGCACAATATAAAAAAGATAATGTTATTTCAGTTATTTTTAATTCAGAACTAGCTGGATTTAATGCGGGTTGAGATGCAATAATGTGAGCAAATCTCCCCAAAATGACTAGTTTAAATAGTGGTGAATTTTCAAAAGAAGCCATTGATGCATCAAATTCTAAAACTGATATGGTCTTACAAGGTTCAACAACAGGTAATAAATACATATCAATAGGTATGTTTGGTGGAATTACTAACAAAAATGCTGTTGATAATTATATGTGAGGATTACTTGCTGCAATGCATGTTTATAATAATAAATTTGCAGGAAAAGAAATTGAATTAACAGATAATAAAAAACAAACAGTTAAATATAAACTAAAACCAGTTTATTATGCTAATTTAGGATCAAAAGCTGAAGTTGAAAAACTAAATGATGTTAATGAAAGTTCTTGATTTTCAAAAGGATTTGACGTTGGTGGAGCTAAAAAATCAGGAATAGTTGATTCTTTAATTAAAAATCAAGCTGATATTATTTTTCCAGTTGCTGGACCTCAAATTAATGATGTTTTAGAATCAACTGGTCATAAACCTTATGTTATTGGTGTTGATACTGATCAAGTTACAAGTGTTGGTTCTTCTAAAAAAGGTAATGAAACTAGATTTATTACAAGTGCAAAGAAAAACATTGTTTCAGCTTCAGTTTATGCTTTAAATAGAGCAAGATCACTACAAAAAGCTACTATTAAAGATAAAACATATACATCAAAACATGAAAAAGAAATTAAAGACGGAACAACTTTAGTTGGAGAACAAGCAGATTGATCTATTTCATCATCAAGAAAAGCAGACACTAAATGAAGTATTGAAAAAGTTAATGGTTCTTTAACAAATGCTGCTAACTTATCAGTTGAATCTATTGATTATTCAAAAGATAAAGCAAAAGAAATAGAAAAAAATCTTAAAGAAACACTACTTAAATCAGGTGAAACTTTTAAACAATACTTAACAAAAACATCATTAGATAAAGCATTAGAATCAATTTCAAAAAGCATTAAAGATGAAGAATGAGAAAAATTAACATTAAATAATAATGGTATAGCAGGAATAAAAAACTATTGAGAAATGTTAATTCAATCTACTAAAAAATAA
- the metG gene encoding methionine--tRNA ligase encodes MSKKFYITTPIYYPSGNLHLGHAYTTTLADILNRYKKEQGYETFFLTGSDEHGQKIENKAKEANLTPLEYLNPKVQAFKDLWTKLNINYDKFIRTTDDYHEKAVQKIFTILLEKGYIYKGQYEGIYCVSCEEFLTNEQIDENGLCKISNTKPQLVNEDTYFLKVSQFQEFVQNVLKSDFLIPEYRRNEMLKNFVEPGLKDLSVTRVSFKWGIPITEDQRHIIYVWLDALSNYITALGYLQEDDSLFKKFWQNDDCEILQLAGKEIIRFHSIYWPVMLEALNLKQPTHLLGHGWILNKNTKMSKSLGNVIDPVKIIELYSADALRFYIANDLPTEKDGNFSLELFIESFNAHLANNVGNLISRTHNMISKYFNGYIDLNNINYDQELIDLGIKTIDNYIFNMDQYKISEAIKVVLELSNACNKYIETKAPWNLEKENKIEELKTVLATLQRNIAIISYLLKPVLVDSYKDMIEQSGLENVQIDFENLKSFSNIKFNKLNDKKVIFNRIKE; translated from the coding sequence ATGTCAAAGAAATTTTATATAACCACACCAATTTATTATCCTAGTGGTAATTTACATCTAGGTCATGCTTATACAACAACACTAGCTGATATTTTAAATAGATATAAAAAAGAACAAGGCTATGAGACTTTCTTTTTAACAGGTAGTGATGAACATGGTCAAAAGATTGAAAACAAAGCAAAAGAAGCTAATCTAACACCACTAGAATATCTAAACCCTAAAGTACAAGCTTTTAAAGATTTATGAACTAAATTAAATATTAATTATGATAAATTCATTAGAACTACAGATGATTATCATGAAAAAGCAGTTCAAAAAATCTTCACTATTTTATTAGAAAAAGGATATATCTATAAAGGACAATATGAAGGAATATATTGTGTTAGTTGTGAAGAGTTTTTAACTAATGAACAAATTGATGAAAATGGATTATGTAAAATTTCAAACACAAAACCACAATTAGTTAATGAAGATACTTACTTTTTAAAAGTTAGTCAGTTTCAAGAATTTGTGCAAAATGTTTTAAAATCAGACTTCTTAATTCCTGAATATAGAAGAAATGAGATGTTAAAAAATTTTGTTGAACCAGGATTAAAAGATTTATCAGTAACTAGAGTAAGTTTTAAGTGAGGTATTCCAATTACTGAAGATCAAAGACATATAATTTATGTTTGATTAGATGCTTTAAGTAACTATATAACAGCTTTAGGATATCTTCAAGAAGATGACTCATTGTTTAAAAAGTTTTGACAAAATGATGATTGTGAAATTTTACAATTAGCTGGAAAAGAAATTATTAGGTTTCACTCAATTTATTGACCAGTAATGTTAGAAGCTTTAAATTTAAAACAACCCACACATTTACTAGGTCACGGATGAATTTTAAATAAAAATACTAAAATGAGTAAATCTTTAGGAAATGTAATTGATCCAGTTAAAATTATTGAATTATATTCAGCTGATGCTTTAAGATTTTATATAGCAAATGATCTACCAACTGAAAAAGATGGTAATTTTAGTCTTGAATTATTTATTGAATCATTTAATGCTCATTTAGCTAATAATGTAGGTAATTTAATAAGTAGAACTCATAACATGATTAGTAAATATTTTAATGGATATATTGATTTAAATAATATTAATTATGATCAAGAATTAATTGATTTAGGTATCAAAACAATTGATAACTATATTTTTAATATGGACCAATATAAAATTAGTGAAGCTATTAAAGTGGTTTTAGAATTATCTAATGCATGTAATAAATATATTGAAACTAAAGCACCTTGAAATTTAGAAAAAGAAAACAAAATTGAAGAGCTAAAAACTGTTTTAGCTACTTTACAAAGAAATATTGCAATCATTTCTTATTTATTAAAACCAGTTTTAGTTGATTCATATAAAGATATGATCGAACAATCTGGATTAGAAAACGTTCAAATTGACTTTGAAAATCTTAAGAGTTTTTCTAATATTAAATTCAATAAATTAAATGATAAAAAGGTAATTTTTAATAGAATTAAAGAATAA
- a CDS encoding LppA family lipoprotein: protein MKKATKLLLSILPISSISFLSVISCSTTNSNAKQPDKKPEKPNEKDPIIPKKPDDKKPNNKPDSNIPSENKDPSKPDKTPNTSDTNPKQPEEDSKKPDEQPHGDHPNNNHPHNNQPADQPEVNKVDFYDLDKIKTELSYKSIKLYADKDPRSAWFDLKNDLNTFSNLLYREYENIKNKYTLSFEDDIPVFNFAKGLIDKVKVKFTKNNEHKVISFTLMGFKTSEKVINNKERYIKEKSELNSKFKGLYPSLVAFMLMYAEDSQSYKSLEQKGKTVGFDELNYPNNDLFGSDYQGINQVTKKLLLNYDYELSKLYKDKITEVKYDDINGTLGLKIEISNIENNPKTEKESVLIKEFNIKGFRSIDFKNEDKNVLSFILLQNSLKEMVQKGSLKKTIELLKPYDQYGVKIPLEQTTGTGLKDEIFKYLLINIFDNSYHIYNSTQSLSLLNNSKNDNKSILGLAGHMSIYPFHTRITKESIDNIFITINKEEDNKIKVILDFEIKIPIYSVGYSDLKSPGTGASTPLVLKINSTALID from the coding sequence ATGAAAAAAGCGACTAAATTATTATTATCTATTTTACCAATATCATCAATTAGTTTTTTAAGTGTAATTTCATGTTCAACAACAAATTCAAATGCAAAACAACCAGATAAAAAGCCTGAAAAACCAAATGAAAAAGACCCAATAATTCCTAAAAAACCAGATGATAAAAAACCTAATAATAAACCTGATTCAAATATTCCAAGTGAAAATAAAGACCCATCTAAACCCGATAAAACTCCAAATACTTCAGATACTAACCCAAAACAACCTGAAGAAGATTCTAAAAAACCTGATGAACAGCCACATGGTGATCATCCTAATAATAATCACCCACATAATAATCAACCTGCTGACCAACCTGAAGTTAATAAAGTGGATTTCTATGACTTAGATAAAATCAAAACTGAGCTATCATATAAATCTATTAAGTTATATGCAGATAAAGATCCTAGATCAGCATGATTTGATTTAAAGAATGATTTAAATACCTTTTCTAATCTTTTATATAGAGAATATGAAAATATAAAAAATAAATATACCTTAAGTTTTGAAGATGATATTCCTGTATTTAATTTTGCAAAAGGTTTAATTGATAAAGTTAAAGTTAAGTTTACTAAAAACAATGAACACAAAGTAATTTCATTCACTTTAATGGGGTTTAAAACAAGCGAAAAAGTAATTAACAATAAAGAGAGATACATAAAAGAAAAATCCGAATTAAATAGTAAATTTAAAGGCTTATATCCTTCATTAGTTGCTTTTATGTTAATGTATGCTGAAGATTCACAAAGTTATAAATCACTAGAACAAAAAGGAAAAACAGTAGGTTTTGATGAATTGAATTATCCAAATAATGATTTGTTTGGAAGTGATTATCAGGGAATTAATCAAGTAACTAAGAAGTTGTTACTAAATTATGATTATGAATTATCTAAACTTTATAAAGATAAAATAACTGAAGTTAAATATGATGATATAAATGGAACATTAGGACTTAAAATTGAAATTTCAAATATAGAGAATAATCCAAAAACCGAAAAAGAAAGCGTTTTAATAAAAGAATTTAATATTAAAGGTTTTAGAAGTATAGATTTTAAAAATGAAGATAAAAATGTTTTATCTTTTATATTGTTGCAAAATAGTTTAAAAGAAATGGTACAAAAAGGAAGTTTGAAAAAAACTATAGAATTACTAAAACCATATGATCAATATGGAGTAAAAATACCACTTGAACAAACTACTGGTACGGGTTTAAAAGATGAAATATTTAAATACTTATTAATAAATATATTTGACAATTCTTATCATATTTATAATTCTACTCAATCATTGAGTCTTTTAAATAACAGCAAAAATGATAATAAATCAATATTGGGTCTAGCTGGACATATGTCAATTTATCCATTTCATACCAGAATTACAAAAGAATCTATTGATAATATTTTTATAACAATCAATAAAGAAGAGGATAATAAAATTAAAGTTATACTTGATTTTGAAATTAAAATCCCTATTTATTCAGTTGGATATAGTGATTTAAAATCTCCTGGAACAGGTGCTTCAACTCCATTGGTACTAAAAATAAATTCTACTGCTTTAATTGATTAA
- a CDS encoding LppA family lipoprotein: MKKATKLLLSILPISSISLLSVISCSTRNSNNMESDKTPKMPENDSTKPSEDPKKPEENQLKKPDEQPQGDDSNNNVQPHNDQPADQPETHIVNFSDVDKLPREISLEHFTNYKNKPLESAWSDLQKDSTVFSHILFKNLKGYKISFENTSAVKFDHSKGVIGNVKIKFTKEGKTITRVFMFTGLKKNEEIKPNQPKNNKDNYIKPRSVDNRLSGLFPSLLAYMLLFVEDNKKYEEIQWNKNSINFDQLKNKNTNFFDESFVGFNVGTKELLFEYNENDRTKYEDKITSAKYDDINGELGLEVEIKNRKDSNLSEPGITKVFNFKGFRKTNFNNQDDNVLSLSLLPSDLKDLATKGSLKSDINKAIESKEFSKKISISNNDFIKNELFKKLILNVVDNENHIYRDTQSLKLDYSNKSGESNTIIAFNDGTSLYPLHTKIDKDSIGDIFITITNEDGQNKLEIELNVNIPFYASNLNDLTSHSTSQDKTLEYKINASTRIG, translated from the coding sequence ATGAAAAAAGCAACTAAATTATTATTATCTATTTTACCAATTTCATCAATTAGTCTTTTAAGTGTAATTTCATGTTCAACAAGAAATTCAAATAATATGGAATCTGATAAAACTCCAAAAATGCCTGAAAATGATTCAACTAAACCTAGTGAAGATCCTAAAAAACCCGAAGAAAATCAACTTAAAAAACCAGATGAACAACCTCAAGGTGATGATTCTAATAATAATGTTCAACCACATAATGATCAACCTGCTGATCAACCTGAGACTCATATAGTGAATTTTTCTGATGTAGATAAACTGCCAAGAGAAATTTCATTAGAACATTTTACTAATTACAAAAATAAGCCTTTAGAATCGGCTTGATCAGATTTGCAAAAGGATAGCACCGTTTTTAGTCATATTCTTTTTAAAAATCTTAAAGGATATAAAATTAGTTTTGAAAACACAAGTGCTGTTAAATTTGATCATTCAAAGGGTGTTATTGGTAATGTAAAAATTAAATTTACAAAAGAAGGTAAAACCATAACACGTGTGTTTATGTTTACTGGTCTTAAGAAAAATGAAGAGATAAAACCAAATCAACCAAAGAACAATAAAGATAATTATATAAAACCAAGATCTGTAGATAATAGATTATCTGGTCTTTTTCCTTCATTACTAGCTTATATGTTATTATTTGTTGAAGATAATAAAAAATATGAAGAAATTCAATGAAATAAAAATTCAATAAACTTTGACCAATTAAAAAATAAAAATACTAACTTCTTTGATGAAAGTTTTGTTGGCTTTAATGTAGGGACAAAAGAATTGCTATTTGAATATAATGAAAATGATAGAACTAAATATGAAGATAAAATAACAAGTGCAAAATATGATGATATTAATGGTGAACTTGGTTTAGAAGTAGAAATTAAAAATAGAAAAGATAGCAACTTAAGTGAACCAGGTATAACAAAAGTATTTAATTTTAAGGGCTTTAGAAAAACTAACTTTAATAATCAAGATGATAATGTTTTATCTTTATCATTACTACCAAGTGATTTAAAAGATCTTGCTACTAAAGGTTCTTTAAAATCAGATATTAATAAGGCAATAGAATCTAAAGAATTTAGTAAGAAGATATCTATTTCAAACAATGATTTTATAAAAAATGAATTATTTAAAAAATTAATATTAAATGTAGTAGATAATGAGAATCATATATATAGAGATACACAGTCACTAAAATTAGATTACAGTAATAAGAGTGGAGAAAGCAATACAATAATAGCATTTAATGACGGAACATCATTATATCCATTACATACAAAAATTGATAAAGATTCAATAGGTGATATTTTTATTACTATCACTAATGAAGATGGGCAAAATAAATTAGAAATTGAATTAAACGTTAACATACCTTTTTATGCATCAAATCTAAATGATCTAACATCTCATTCAACAAGTCAAGATAAAACATTAGAATACAAAATTAATGCGTCTACTAGAATTGGTTAA
- a CDS encoding LppA family lipoprotein: protein MKKATKLLLSILPISSISLLSVVSCSTTNSNNNKPDKSEEKAPIIPKKPDSTIPSESKDPSKPNETPKTPENDSTKPEENQSKKPNKQPQGEDSNNNVKPHNDQPADQPNINKDEFVDLDKLPKEISFERFTFYTSKDATTALSHLRMDGSVIKLIFSSTYRNIFERYDINLELDGNEKEDVKKGLIDKVKVKFTNKKDKKSKIIEFTFTGFKVVQKTPDKEDKNSKKNYIKKKEKINSRLTGLYPSLVAYMIMYTQEPKNYKDLMQKDSINFEELENNNPNLFANPEINLNVVALKDLLLEYNRELGKLYKDKVIAVSYDDVNGKLGLKLLIENIEENNTMASKYSETLEFGFDGFRKIDLKNPNKNVLSLLLPQNSFKDMIKNNVFKEKIEVLKSGKQKEDKLLIKEEHAKQLIFKNLLVQIIDNENNLYRVTQTLSLQNNKKDNYTSILGLAGGGSLYPFHTIINNDSIKNIYLTINKENKKHKVTINFEVYIPIFASTTSDLTSHATSGDTNILKLDITTNALID, encoded by the coding sequence ATGAAAAAAGCAACTAAATTATTATTATCTATATTACCCATTTCATCAATTAGTCTTTTAAGTGTGGTTTCTTGTTCAACAACAAATTCTAATAATAATAAACCTGATAAATCAGAAGAAAAAGCACCAATAATTCCTAAAAAACCTGATTCAACTATTCCAAGCGAAAGTAAAGACCCATCTAAACCGAATGAAACTCCAAAAACTCCTGAAAATGATTCAACTAAACCTGAAGAAAATCAATCAAAAAAACCAAATAAACAACCTCAAGGTGAGGACTCTAATAATAATGTTAAACCACATAACGATCAACCTGCTGATCAGCCTAATATAAATAAAGATGAATTTGTTGATCTGGACAAATTACCTAAAGAAATTTCATTTGAAAGGTTTACTTTTTATACATCAAAAGATGCTACAACTGCACTAAGTCATTTAAGAATGGATGGCTCAGTTATTAAACTTATTTTTTCAAGTACTTATAGAAATATTTTTGAAAGATATGATATCAATTTAGAATTAGACGGCAATGAAAAAGAAGATGTTAAAAAAGGTTTGATAGATAAAGTAAAAGTTAAATTTACTAATAAAAAAGATAAAAAATCTAAAATTATTGAGTTTACTTTTACTGGTTTTAAAGTAGTTCAAAAAACTCCTGATAAAGAAGATAAAAATAGTAAAAAAAATTATATAAAGAAAAAAGAAAAAATAAATAGTAGATTAACTGGTTTATATCCATCACTAGTTGCATATATGATTATGTATACCCAAGAACCTAAAAATTATAAAGATCTAATGCAAAAAGATTCAATAAATTTTGAGGAACTAGAAAATAATAACCCTAACCTATTTGCAAACCCAGAAATTAATCTTAATGTTGTTGCATTAAAAGACTTATTGCTTGAATATAATAGAGAATTAGGAAAACTTTATAAAGATAAAGTAATTGCTGTTAGTTATGATGATGTTAATGGTAAATTAGGTTTAAAATTATTAATTGAAAATATAGAAGAAAACAATACAATGGCTAGCAAATATTCAGAAACTTTAGAATTTGGTTTTGATGGATTTAGAAAAATTGATTTAAAAAATCCAAATAAAAACGTATTATCTTTATTATTACCACAAAATAGTTTTAAGGATATGATTAAAAATAATGTTTTTAAAGAGAAAATAGAAGTCTTGAAATCAGGAAAGCAAAAAGAAGATAAGTTGTTGATAAAAGAAGAGCATGCAAAGCAACTAATTTTTAAAAATCTACTAGTTCAAATAATTGATAATGAAAATAATTTATATAGGGTAACACAAACTTTGAGTCTTCAAAATAATAAAAAAGATAATTATACTTCTATATTAGGATTAGCTGGAGGAGGATCTTTATATCCATTTCATACTATAATTAATAATGATTCAATTAAAAACATTTATTTAACAATTAATAAAGAAAATAAAAAACATAAAGTGACAATTAACTTTGAAGTTTATATTCCTATATTTGCATCAACAACTAGTGATTTAACTTCTCATGCAACAAGTGGTGATACAAATATATTAAAACTAGACATTACTACAAATGCTTTAATTGATTAA